From Eptesicus fuscus isolate TK198812 chromosome 22, DD_ASM_mEF_20220401, whole genome shotgun sequence, a single genomic window includes:
- the PIGR gene encoding polymeric immunoglobulin receptor, translated as MTLFFLACLLAVLPVVSMKSPIFGPQEVTKVEGSSVSIKCFYPATSVNRHSRKYWCKQGARGRCTTLISDTYFSKDYAGRANITDFPESNMFVVDIGHLTQNDSGRYKCGLGIINQGLFFDVNLEVIPGPGLHNGIEFYIADLGSTVTITCPFTSENSVQRKSVCKNIGGQCVLVIDTNGYVNPEYINRASIIIQDTSQLWFSFIIKGLKLSDAGKYVCQAGDGSRSDKRNVDLKVLKPEPELLYGDLRGSVTFDCAVDREKKDLPKFLCRVSQDKACEVVINTLGKRAQAFEGRILIILKDQGFFSVHITGLRKEDAGSYLCGADSDGEPQEGFPMQAWQLFVNEETTMPRSVSVMKGVVGGSVAMLCPYHPKDKNSWKYWCRWNEQNSGCPQLVNSEGLVREQSKPYEGRLALYEEPGNGTYTVILNQLTTKDAGFYWCLTSGDTRWWFTVELKIVEGEPNLKAPEKAIAWLGETLKVPCHSPCKFFSYEKYWCKWSNKSCKVLPSQDEASRQASVNCDQNNQITSLILNPATKADEGWYWCGVKDGPRFGDTVAVYVEVKEKAKASQDVSQVNAAAPGKEVIEPPVKVIEPRIKEIENKVARDPSLFAEDKLVKDNGDPEDRSKASGDAGSSAGQGGSSTVLVSTLVPLALVLALGAMAVAVVRARHRRNVDRVSIGSYRTDFSMTDLENSRDFGANDNMGASTITQETSLGGEDEFGATTEDTVETEEPKKAKRSSKEEADMAHTTFLLQANNMSTNVQDGPSEA; from the exons ATGACGCTCTTCTTCCTCGCCTGTCTGCTGGCTGTCCTCCCAG TGGTCTCCATGAAGAGTCCCATCTTCGGTCCCCAGGAGGTGACCAAAGTGGAAGGCAGCTCAGTGTCCATCAAATGCTTCTACCCAGCCACCTCTGTCAACCGGCATTCCAGGAAGTACTGGTGCAAGCAGGGAGCCAGGGGCCGTTGCACTACCCTCATCTCGGACACCTACTTCTCCAAGGACTATGCGGGCAGAGCCAACATCACCGATTTCCCAGAGAGTAACATGTTTGTGGTAGACATTGGCCATCTCACCCAGAATGACTCTGGGCGCTACAAGTGTGGTTTAGGCATTATTAACCAAGGCCTGTTCTTTgatgtgaacctggaggtcatccCAG GTCCTGGGCTCCATAATGGTATTGAATTCTATATAGCAGACCTGGGCAGCACAGTGACCATCACCTGCCCTTTCACATCTGAGAATTCTGTACAGAGGAAGTCTGTGTGCAAGAATATAGGTGGGCAGTGTGTCCTAGTCATCGACACCAATGGGTATGTGAACCCCGAGTACATCAACAGAGCTTCCATCATTATTCAGGACACCAGCCAACTGTGGTTCAGCTTCATCATCAAAGGACTCAAGCTCAGCGATGCCGGGAAGTATGTCTGCCAGGCTGGGGATGGTTCTAGAAGTGACAAAAGGAATGTTGACCTCAAAGTGCTGAAGCCTGAGCCTGAGCTACTTTATGGAGACCTGAGGGGCTCAGTGACCTTTGACTGTGCCGTGGACCGTGAGAAGAAAGATCTGCCCAAATTTCTGTGCCGGGTGAGCCAAGATAAAGCCTGTGAAGTGGTCATCAACACCCTGGGGAAGAGGGCTCAGGCCTTTGAGGGAAGGATCCTGATTATTCTCAAGGACCAGGGCTTCTTCAGTGTGCATATTACTGGCCTGAGGAAAGAGGATGCAGGGAGCTACTTGTGTGGAGCCGACTCTGATGGGGAGCCTCAGGAAGGCTTTCCCATGCAGGCTTGGCAACTCTTCGTCAATGAAG AGACGACGATGCCACGTAGTGTCTCTGTGATGAAAGGTGTGGTAGGAGGCTCTGTGGCCATGCTCTGCCCCTACCACCCTAAGGATAAGAATAGCTGGAAGTACTGGTGTCGCTGGAATGAGCAAAACAGTGGCTGCCCACAGCTGGTGAACAGTGAGGGGCTGGTTAGGGAGCAGAGCAAACCCTACGAGGGCAGGCTCGCCCTGTACGAAGAGCCAGGCAATGGCACCTACACGGTCATACTCAACCAGCTCACCACCAAGGATGCTGGCTTCTACTGGTGTCTGACCTCTGGTGATACTCGCTGGTGGTTCACAGTGGAGCTCAAGATTGTGGAAG GAGAGCCAAACCTCAAGGCACCTGAGAAAGCCATTGCTTGGCTGGGAGAGACCCTCAAGGTGCCCTGCCACTCGCCATGCAAGTTCTTCTCCTACGAGAAATACTGGTGCAAGTGGAGCAACAAAAGTTGCAAGGTCCTGCCCAGCCAAGACGAGGCCTCCAGGCAGGCCTCTGTGAACtgcgaccagaacaaccagatcACCTCCCTGATCCTGAACCCAGCCACCAAGGCGGATGAGGGCTGGTACTGGTGTGGGGTGAAGGATGGGCCCCGATTCGGAGACACCGTGGCTGTCTACGTGGAGGTGAAGGAGAAGGCAAAGG caTCCCAAGATGTCAGCCAAGTGAACGCGGCAGCTCCTGGCAAGGAGGTGATAGAGCCACCTGTCAAGGTGATAGAGCCACGTATCAAGGAGATCGAGAACAAAGTCGCTCGAGATCCCAGCCTTTTTGCAGAGGACAAACTAGTGAAGGATAATGGAGACCCAGAGGATAGGAGCAAAGCATCTGGAGACGCTGGCAG CTCTGCGGGACAAGGAGGAAGCTCCACAGTGCTGGTCTCCACGCTGGTGCCCCTGGCCCTGGTGCTAGCACTGGGGGCCATGGCGGTGGCGGTGGTTAGAGCCCGGCATAGGAGGAACGTTG ATCGCGTTTCAATTGGAAGCTACAGGACAGACTTCAGCATGACAGACTTGGAGAACTCCAGGGATTTTGGAGCCAATGACAACATGGGAGCCTCTACGATCACTCAGGAGACATCTCTCGGAGGAGAAGATG AGTTCGGGGCCACCACCGAGGACACTGTGGAGACTGAAGAGCCCAAGAAGGCCAagagg TCCTCCAAGGAGGAAGCTGACATGGCCCACACTACCTTCCTGCTCCAGGCCAACAACATGTCGACCAACGTCCAAGATGGCCCCAGCGAAGCCTAG